Proteins from one Trichosurus vulpecula isolate mTriVul1 chromosome X unlocalized genomic scaffold, mTriVul1.pri SUPER_X_unloc_3, whole genome shotgun sequence genomic window:
- the LOC118833185 gene encoding diphosphoinositol polyphosphate phosphohydrolase 3-beta-like codes for MKLKPDQTRTYDLEGFKQRAACLCFRGEQEDEVLLVSSSGHPDQWIVPGGGMEPEEEPGAAAVREVYEEAGVRGKLGRLLGLFENLERKHRTHVYVLAVTEILEDWEDSVNIGRKRQWFKVEDAIKVLQGHKPVQAEYLEKWKSASSPSGSSPAGGGPPAAAGSDGPDGDNAGQSAAEPASGSGR; via the coding sequence atgaaactgaagcccgACCAGACCCGAACCTACGACCTGGAAGGCTTCAAGCAGCGGGCGGCGTGCCTGTGTTTCCGCGGCGAGCAGGAGGACGAGGTGCTGCTGGTTAGCAGCAGCGGACACCCTGACCAGTGGATCGTGCCCGGTGGGGGCATGGAGCCTGAGGAGGAGCCGGGCGCCGCAGCAGTGCGCGAGGTCTACGAGGAGGCCGGGGTCCGAGGCAAGCTGGGCCGCCTGCTGGGCCTGTTCGAGAACCTGGAGCGCAAGCACCGCACCCACGTCTACGTGCTTGCCGTCACCGAAATCCTGGAGGACTGGGAAGATTCGGTGAACATCGGTCGCAAGCGCCAGTGGTTCAAGGTAGAGGATGCCATCAAGGTGCTGCAGGGCCACAAACCTGTGCAGGCCGAGTACCTGGAGAAGTGGAAGTCAGCCAGCTCCCCGAGTGGCAGCAGCCCCGCCGGAGGGGGCCCACCAGCGGCCGCCGGTTCCGATGGCCCCGACGGCGATAACGCAGGGCAAAGTGCGGCCGAGCCCGCCTCAGGCTCCGGCAGATAA